TCATCCCGGACTCTGCCAAGGAGAAGCCGCAGGAGGCCACCGTCGTGGCCGTCGGCCCGGGCCGCTGGCACGACGATGACGACCGCATCCCGATGGACGTCGAGGTCGGCGACACGGTCGTGTTCTCCCGCTACGGCGGCACCGAGCTCAAGTACGACGGGGAAGAGTACCTGCTGCTCAACCAGCGCGACATCCTCGCCGTCGTCAACTCCGCGAAGTAGGTCATGACGCATGGCTAAACTCATCGCATTCGACGAGGAGGCCCGCAAGGGGCTCCAGCGCGGTGTGGACACGCTGGCTGACACGGTGCGCGTCACCCTCGGCCCCAAGGGCCGTAACGTGGTTCTCGACAAGGCTTTCGGCGGTCCGACCGTGACCAACGACGGCGTGACCATCGCCCGCGACATCGATCTCGAGGATCCCTTCGAGAATCTCGGTGCGCAGCTGGTCAAGTCCGTCGCCGTGAAGACCAACGACATTGCCGGTGACGGCACCACGACCGCCACCCTGCTCGCACAGGCTCTGATCAACGAGGGCATGCGCATCGTCGCTGCCGGCGGAAACCCGATCGCCGTCAACGAGGGCATCTCCGTGGCCGCCGACAAGGTCATCGAGGCGCTGCAGGAGCGTGCGGAGCCGGTCGCCGACTCCGCCGCGATCGCTAACGTCGCCACGGTGTCCTCGCGTGACGAAGGCATCGGCGCCAAGGTCGCCGAGGCCATGGACAAGGTCGGTAAGGACGGCGTTCTCACTGTCGAGGAGTCCCAGTCCCTGGTGGACGAGCTCGTCGTCACCGAGGGCGTCTCCTTCGACAAGGGCTACCTGTCGCCGTACTTCGTCACCGAGGAGGAGTCGGCCCAGGCGATCCTGGAGAATCCGGCCATCCTGCTGGTGCGCGACAAGATCAGTTCCCTGCCCGACTTCCTTCCCGTGCTGGAACAGATCGCCAAGGCAGGCAAGGAACTGTTCATCGTCGCCGAGGACGTCGACGGTGAGCCGCTGCAGATGCTCGTGGTCAACTCCATCCGCAAGTCCATCAAGGCCGTCGCCGTGAAGTCCCCGTACTTCGGTGACCGCCGCAAGGCGTTCATGGACGACCTCGCTGTCGTCACCGGCGCTACGGTCGTGGACAAGGAGGTCGGCCAGTCGCTCTCCGAGACGACCTTGGAGCAGCTGGGTACCGCCCGCCGGATCACCGTAACCAAGGACGAGACCGTCATCGTTGACGGTGCCGGTACCGCCGAGGACCTGGAGGCACGACGCACCCAGATCCGCTCCGACATCGAGCGTACCGACTCCACCTGGGACCGCGAGAAGCTCGAGGAACGTCTGGCGAAGTTGTCTGGTGGTGTCGCTGTCATCCGTGCCGGTGGCGCTACCGAGACCGAAGTCAACGAGCGCAAGCTGCGTGTCGAGGACGCCATCAACGCCGCCCGTGCCGCCGCGCAGGAAGGCGTGATCGCCGGTGGCGGATCCGTCCTTGTGCAGATCGCCGCTGAACTCGACGAGTTCGCCTCCGGGTTCGAGGGCGACAAGGCTGTCGGCGTAAAGGCGCTGGCGCGCGCCCTGCGTCGCCCGGCCTACTGGATCGCCGACAATGCCGGCCTCGACGGTGCCGTCGTCGTCTCCAAGATCGCCGAGCTGGGTAACGGTGAGGGCTACAACGCCGCCACCGGTGTCTACGGCAACCTGCTGGAGCAGGGGATCATCGACCCGGTCAAGGTCACCCACTCCGCCGTCGTCAACGCAACCTCCGTGGCACGCATGGTGCTCACCACGGAAACCGCCATCGTCGACAAGCCCGCCGAAGCGGCAGCAGCCGCCGGCCACGGACACCACCACTAGGAGTTCCGGGCACGTCTGAGGCCCCCACACCGGTCATTTCCAGACCGGGTGGGGGCCTTGTCGTCGTCGTGTCGTCGTCGTGTCGTCGCGGTCTGTCTCGCCGGTTGCCGGTGGCACGGAGGCTCCAGGGTGGCTGTGCGGGGTTATTCCACCCCTGGGTCTTCGTCCGGGGTTTGGCCCTGGGATTAGTCCTGTGGTTGCCCCTTCGGCTGTCCCAGGGCCTGGGGGTCAGGACGCCAGGCGGCGGCTTTCCCGGGCGGGCCGGAGACGCCGGGCGCGTCCGTTCTGGGCGGCGGCCCGTTCGGATTCGCCCATCCCGCCCCAGATCCCGTAGACCTCCCCGACGCTGAGGGCATGCTCCTTGCACTGGGCCAGTACCGGGCATTCGTTGCAGATGGCCTTGGCGCGGTGTTCCCGCAATGAGCGTGCCCGCCCTCGTTCTCCGTCAGGGTGGAAAAAGACGGCGGACTCTGCTCCACGGCAGGAACCGTGGAGTTGCCAGTCCCAGAAGGTGGTGGCGGGGCCGGGGAGGTCGCTCGTCTGTGGCATGGCTGTTCTCCTGTACGTCAGTATTTCTGAGTTCTGAGTTCGGCGGATCTGCGTTTTTCCACCGGCCCCCAGGGTCGTCCCCGTGTGTGAACAACAGGTGTCCGGCAGCTGTTCAGGATGTGACATTTTCCGTGCCCGGCATCCTGCGGTTCCCGCCGGGTATTACCGGGTGAGTCCCGGGCGCGCGGTTTGCTGTGGTAATTTCACCCCACAGGCAGGCGAGCTTGACCGGCGAACCGACAGCCTGCCCTGACCGTGGTTTCACGAGGACTATGACAGCGACTGACGACATCGACGAGGCTCTGCCCCGTCTCGTGCCCTCCGCAGTGGAGGGGGACGGGCGGGCGCTCCAGCGCATCATCGATCTCATCCATCCGCCGGTCGTGCGGTACTGCCGGGCCCGTGTCCCGTCCACGAAGTACCCCACCCCGGAGGATCTGGCACAGGAGATCTGTCTTGCCGTCGCACGCGCGATACCCGGGTATGAGGACCAGGGCAAACCGTTTATGGCGTTCGTCTACCGGATCGCCGCAAACAAGATCGTGGACGCCCGTCGTTCGCAGTCGCGTGACCTGTCTGTTCCTACCG
The genomic region above belongs to Corynebacterium glyciniphilum AJ 3170 and contains:
- a CDS encoding sigma-70 family RNA polymerase sigma factor, producing MTATDDIDEALPRLVPSAVEGDGRALQRIIDLIHPPVVRYCRARVPSTKYPTPEDLAQEICLAVARAIPGYEDQGKPFMAFVYRIAANKIVDARRSQSRDLSVPTDEVPDQEVVTSTPESVAVDLSSCNEVAQLLDTLSDKARQIVTLRVFGGYSAEETAEIVGSTAGAVRVAQFRALAKMRETLESRETSRTE
- a CDS encoding WhiB family transcriptional regulator codes for the protein MPQTSDLPGPATTFWDWQLHGSCRGAESAVFFHPDGERGRARSLREHRAKAICNECPVLAQCKEHALSVGEVYGIWGGMGESERAAAQNGRARRLRPARESRRLAS
- the groL gene encoding chaperonin GroEL (60 kDa chaperone family; promotes refolding of misfolded polypeptides especially under stressful conditions; forms two stacked rings of heptamers to form a barrel-shaped 14mer; ends can be capped by GroES; misfolded proteins enter the barrel where they are refolded when GroES binds), producing MAKLIAFDEEARKGLQRGVDTLADTVRVTLGPKGRNVVLDKAFGGPTVTNDGVTIARDIDLEDPFENLGAQLVKSVAVKTNDIAGDGTTTATLLAQALINEGMRIVAAGGNPIAVNEGISVAADKVIEALQERAEPVADSAAIANVATVSSRDEGIGAKVAEAMDKVGKDGVLTVEESQSLVDELVVTEGVSFDKGYLSPYFVTEEESAQAILENPAILLVRDKISSLPDFLPVLEQIAKAGKELFIVAEDVDGEPLQMLVVNSIRKSIKAVAVKSPYFGDRRKAFMDDLAVVTGATVVDKEVGQSLSETTLEQLGTARRITVTKDETVIVDGAGTAEDLEARRTQIRSDIERTDSTWDREKLEERLAKLSGGVAVIRAGGATETEVNERKLRVEDAINAARAAAQEGVIAGGGSVLVQIAAELDEFASGFEGDKAVGVKALARALRRPAYWIADNAGLDGAVVVSKIAELGNGEGYNAATGVYGNLLEQGIIDPVKVTHSAVVNATSVARMVLTTETAIVDKPAEAAAAAGHGHHH
- the groES gene encoding co-chaperone GroES, whose product is MANVNIKPLEDRVLVQIVEAETTTASGLVIPDSAKEKPQEATVVAVGPGRWHDDDDRIPMDVEVGDTVVFSRYGGTELKYDGEEYLLLNQRDILAVVNSAK